In Brassica rapa cultivar Chiifu-401-42 chromosome A06, CAAS_Brap_v3.01, whole genome shotgun sequence, a single window of DNA contains:
- the LOC103871029 gene encoding PRA1 family protein G1, translated as MLPPENILPITAEERHHSFGEVISLSVQNLIAFVSSQRPWLEFLALGSMDLPTSFSSAVSRSKVNLRHFVVNYSLITAASITLFLVSNPTALVTLATFAILWLLLCFCRDHPLVLYGRQVSDKVIFFGLIVGSFWGLWLTHCFFSLVLGVLTGVLLCLVHAVLRNPDDLFVQEEEVVVPSHFLHWS; from the coding sequence ATGCTACCACCGGAGAATATTCTTCCAATCACGGCGGAAGAGAGGCATCATTCTTTCGGTGAGGTTATCTCTCTTTCGGTGCAAAATCTAATCGCGTTTGTTTCTAGTCAACGTCCATGGTTGGAGTTTCTAGCATTAGGTTCTATGGACCTTCCTACCTCTTTCTCTTCCGCTGTCTCGCGCTCAAAAGTCAACCTCCGCCATTTCGTGGTTAACTACTCTCTCATCACCGCGGCTTCGATCACACTCTTCTTGGTTAGTAATCCGACGGCTCTTGTCACCCTTGCCACTTTTGCTATCTTGTGGTTGCTCTTATGCTTTTGTAGGGACCATCCTTTGGTCTTGTACGGTCGACAAGTTAGTGACAAAGTGATCTTCTTTGGATTGATCGTTGGCTCCTTCTGGGGATTGTGGCTCACGCATTGCTTCTTCAGTCTGGTTCTTGGGGTCTTGACAGGTGTCTTGCTTTGTTTGGTACATGCCGTCTTACGTAATCCAGATGACCTCTTTGTACAAGAAGAGGAAGTTGTTGTTCCTTCCCATTTTCTTCATTGGAGCTGA
- the LOC103871030 gene encoding pentatricopeptide repeat-containing protein At1g55630: MNSLTHSSTSVVRKASRFLLTSRRFCDTSRINGDEETLKITWETSEMDCGFAEEHEKISVRRTFLESTKLSASQVLDTLKQDCPGFNTKLALDELNVPISGLLVREVLLGILRRLSFDNKTRCAKLAYKFFVWCGGQESFRHTANCYHLLMKIFAECGEYKAMCRLVDEMIKDGYPTTARTFNLLICTCGEAGLAREVVEQFIKSKTFNYRPFKHSYNAILHSLLGVKHYKLIEWVYEQMIEDGFSPDLLSYNVVMFASFRLGKTDKLYRLLDEMVKDGFSPDLHTYNILLHHLATGNKPLAALNLLNHMREVGVEPSVIHFTTLIDGLSRAGKLEACKYFMDEMVKAGCTPDVVCYTVVITGYISGGELEKAEEMFREMTVKGQLPNVFTYNSMIRGFCMAGKFKEARLLLKEMESRGCNPNFVVYSTLVNNLRNAGKLLEAHEVVKDMVEKGHYVHLISKFKKYTRS; this comes from the coding sequence ATGAACTCGTTAACTCATTCGAGCACAAGTGTTGTCCGTAAAGCTTCTCGCTTTCTTCTAACCTCGAGGAGATTCTGCGATACTAGCCGCATCAATGGCGATGAAGAGACTTTGAAGATAACATGGGAAACTTCGGAGATGGACTGTGGGTTCGCCGAGGAACATGAGAAAATCTCTGTCAGGAGGACGTTTTTGGAGAGTACTAAGCTCAGTGCGTCTCAGGTTCTCGATACTTTAAAGCAAGACTGTCCTGGTTTCAATACGAAGTTAGCTTTAGATGAGTTGAATGTACCCATCTCAGGGCTTTTAGTGAGAGAGGTTCTCCTTGGGATCTTGAGGAGACTTAGCTTTGATAACAAGACAAGGTGTGCTAAGCTAGCTTACAAGTTCTTCGTTTGGTGTGGTGGACAAGAGTCTTTCAGACACACTGCGAACTGTTATCATCTACTTATGAAGATATTCGCAGAGTGTGGCGAGTATAAAGCCATGTGCAGGCTCGTCGACGAGATGATTAAAGACGGTTACCCGACAACGGCTAGGACGTTTAATCTGTTGATATGCACTTGCGGCGAAGCCGGACTTGCGAGAGAAGTCGTGGAGCAGTTCATCAAGTCCAAAACCTTCAACTACAGACCTTTCAAACACTCTTACAACGCTATCTTGCATTCTTTGCTAGGGGTGAAACACTACAAGCTGATCGAGTGGGTCTACGAGCAGATGATAGAAGACGGCTTCTCACCTGATCTTCTGAGTTACAACGTTGTAATGTTTGCAAGCTTTAGGTTAGGTAAAACAGATAAGCTTTACAGATTGCTCGATGAAATGGTTAAAGATGGGTTTTCTCCGGACCTGCACACATACAACATCCTCCTCCACCATCTTGCTACCGGGAATAAGCCTCTCGCGGCTCTTAACCTGCTGAACCACATGAGGGAAGTGGGAGTTGAGCCCAGTGTGATCCATTTCACCACTCTGATCGATGGGCTGAGCCGGGCCGGGAAGCTAGAAGCTTGCAAGTACTTTATGGACGAAATGGTGAAAGCTGGATGCACCCCGGATGTTGTGTGCTACACTGTTGTCATCACAGGGTATATATCAGGTGGGGAGTTGGAGAAAGCAGAGGAGATGTTCAGAGAGATGACGGTGAAGGGGCAGCTTCCGAATGTCTTCACGTACAACTCAATGATCCGTGGGTTTTGTATGGCCGGGAAGTTTAAAGAGGCACGGTTGTTGCTCAAGGAGATGGAGTCAAGAGGGTGTAACCCCAACTTTGTGGTGTATAGTACGCTGGTGAACAATCTGAGAAACGCAGGGAAGCTTTTAGAGGCTCATGAGGTGGTTAAGGACATGGTGGAGAAAGGGCATTATGTTCATCTTATTTCAAAGTTCAAAAAATATACAAGATcctaa
- the LOC103871031 gene encoding chloride channel protein CLC-f — MSSGGAEDRHLLRSTDDDEAGIHGGDGDLDVESQSPAIRNSTGGVRDLFKHLDRRFSLSGRRISLKRLENVRVDREHHHHHPSSSSPLSSGVVPGEEDGVEDRDYGNDDEYGFDDGNDVLGDSAPPEWALLLIGCLIGVAAGICVAGFNKGVHVIHEWAWAGTPNEGAAWLRLQRLADTWHRILLIPVTGGVIVGMMHGLLEILDQIRQSTSSQRQGVDLLAGIFPVIKAIQAAVTLGTGCSLGPEGPSVDIGKSCANGFALMMENNRERRIALTAAGAASGIASGFNAAVAGCFFAIETVLRPLRAENSPPFTTAMIILASVISSTVSNALLGTQSAFTVPSYDLKSAAELPLYLILGMLCGAVSVVFSRLVTWFTKSFEFIKDKFGLPAIVCPALGGLGAGMIALKYPGILYWGFTNVEEILHTGKSASAPGIWLLAQLAAAKVVATALCKGSGLVGGLYAPSLMIGAAVGAVFGGSAAEIINRAIPGNAAVAQPQAYALVGMAATLASMCSVPLTSVLLLFELTKDYRILLPLMGAVGLAIWVPSVANQGKESDSSEGRSTGRGYSSLSPSDRKTTEGAWRHTDNSNSLELSVIENPDHKSFLDEETILEELKVFRVMSKNYVKVSLGTSLREARKILKDSHQNCLMVVDEDEFLAGILTQGDIRGYLSSKVSTILDENTCPVSSVCTKKITYRGQERGLLTCYPDATVGVAKELMEARGVKQLPVVKRGEASHKGKKRKVVGLLHYDSIWTFLRDEMSRRRSLINERRKDKYEEVGAANGH, encoded by the exons ATGTCATCGGGAGGAGCCGAGGACAGGCATCTGTTGCGATCCACTGACGACGATGAAGCCGGCATTCACGGAGGAGACGGTGATCTCGATGTCGAATCTCAGTCTCCGGCCATCAGAAATTCCACCGGAGGAGTTAGAGATCTCTTCAAACATCTGGATCGGAGATTCTCTCTCTCCGGACGTCGTATAAGCTTAAAACGGTTGGAGAACGTCAGAGTCGATAGAgagcaccaccaccaccatcctTCCTCTTCTTCGCCGCTTTCTTCAGGTGTTGTTCCCGGAGAAGAAGATGGCGTCGAGGATCGCGATTACGGGAACGACGACGAGTACGGTTTTGATGACGGCAACGACGTGTTGGGAGATAGTGCTCCGCCTGAGTGGGCTCTCCTTCTCATCGGATGTCTTATCGGTGTCGCCGCTGGGATTTGTGTCGCCGGCTTCAACAAAGGGGTTCATGTGATTCATGAGTGGGCATGGGCTGGTACTCCCAACGAGGGTGCTGCTTGGCTTCGTCTACAGAGGCTAGCCGACACGTGGCATCGGATTCTTTTGATTCCCGTCACTGGGGGTGTTATCGTAGGGATGATGCATGGTTTGCTTGAGATCTTGGATCAGATCAGGCAGTCCACTTCTTCTCAGAGACAAGGAGTTGATTTACTCGCTGGTATATTCCCGGTGATTAAAGCTATTCAGGCTGCTGTGACTCTTGGTACAGGATGCTCACTGGGTCCTGAGGGACCTAGCGTCGACATTGGTAAGTCTTGTGCCAATGGCTTTGCACTAATGATGGAAAACAACAGAGAGAGGAGAATAGCTCTCACTGCAGCTGGTGCCGCTTCTGGGATTGCATCTG GTTTCAATGCAGCTGTGGCGGGTTGTTTCTTTGCTATTGAGACTGTTTTAAGACCTCTACGTGCCGAGAACTCGCCTCCATTTACCACTGCAATGATAATTTTGGCCTCTGTTATATCATCGACTGTGTCAAATGCGTTGCTTGGGACGCAGTCAGCTTTCACAGTCCCCTCGTACGACCTGAAGTCCGCTGCAG AGCTCCCTCTGTACCTGATATTGGGCATGCTGTGCGGTGCTGTCAGCGTTGTTTTTTCTCGTCTCGTCACCTGGTTTACCAAGTCATTCGAGTTCATCAAAGACAAATTTGGTCTTCCCGCTATTGTCTGCCCTGCACTAGGTGGGCTTGGAGCTGGGATGATTGCTCTCAAGTACCCCGGAATTTTGTATTGGGGGTTTACAAATGTTGAAGAAATCCTGCATACTGGAAAGAGTGCTTCAGCTCCTGGAATTTGGCTATTAGCTCAGTTAGCCGCAGCCAAAGTTGTGGCTACAGCTTTGTGCAAAGGCTCTGGCCTTGTAGGCGGCCTATACGCACCAAGCTTGATGATTGGTGCTGCTGTTGGTGCTGTGTTTGGAGGTTCGGCTGCTGAGATTATTAACAGAGCTATTCCTGGTAACGCTGCTGTTGCTCAACCACAAGCTTACGCTCTG GTTGGTATGGCAGCGACACTAGCTTCCATGTGCTCAGTCCCCTTAACATCAGTATTACTGCTGTTCGAGCTGACAAAAGATTATAGAATTTTGCTTCCTCTCATG GGAGCAGTTGGTTTAGCAATATGGGTTCCCTCGGTGGCAAACCAAGGCAAAGAGAGCGATTCATCTGAGGGTCGCAGCACGGGAAGAGGATACTCTTCTCTTTCACCTTCCGATCGTAAAACTACAGAAGGAGCTTGGAGACACACGGATAATTCAAACTCCCTTGAGCTTTCCGTCATAGAGAACCCTGACCACAAATCTTTCTTGGATGAAGAAACCATTCTGGAAGAGTTAAAGGTTTTTCGAGTTATGTCAAAGAACTACGTGAAGGTTTCTCTGGGAACAAGTCTAAGAGAAGCAAGAAAGATCCTCAAAGACAGCCACCAAAACTGCCTTATGGTGGTCGATGAAGATGAGTTTCTAGCCGGAATCCTAACACAGGGAGACATCAGAGGTTACTTGTCTAGTAAGGTCTCTACAATCTTGGAT GAGAACACATGTCCGGTTTCTTCTGTATGTACTAAGAAAATAACCTACCGAGGCCAAGAACGTGGTTTGCTTACGTGTTACCCCGATGCGACGGTTGGTGTGGCCAAAGAGTTGATGGAGGCAAGAGGTGTGAAGCAATTACCTGTCGTTAAACGAGGTGAAGCAAGTCACAAAGGGAAGAAAAGGAAAGTTGTTGGCCTTCTTCATTACGACTCCATCTGGACTTTTCTCAG AGATGAAATGAGTCGTAGGAGATCGTTGATCAACGAGCGGAGAAAAGACAAGTACGAGGAGGTTGGTGCGGCAAATGGCCATTGA
- the LOC103871032 gene encoding probable WRKY transcription factor 10 isoform X1 yields MSDYGDGNFMDMVSSRWAPPLSTSLSDNGLNPISDIFLQTNQSKQRPGLVDRVAARIGRNIPPIRTDNLSPCAVVFKDPKTVPFGIEISPGLSPSVMLQSRSQLINPYSFPNDEPPETVENSGDDHAKTMIFNKDVPYQPMHFDLPPQEALIPSHVDPIGAPLVASFESEVADDTDTKLMSLDDESESQDEEESNEDEDTDDPSKLGRKRRIDEEEDDDIADEHEVKPSSPKRRKYDEVSNMMTALRASNNPRVRLRMETEEAQPNDGHRWRKYGQKIVKGNPNPRSYYKCSHKGCIMKKHVERAADDLRMLLVTYYGKHGHAAPLARSSSSSGPKNLYRSSVPARLGRPPFSSSSAAQDMRSFPYPSASAPRDMKRFGYPSALAPQAMRPFPSSLNPGVDMTHLYKTGLSKLPSLPVNQNHGFMDQNAEPWVNQNHGFMGQNAEPQVNQNHGFMAQNAEPWVNQNHGFMGQNAEPRVNQNHGFMSQNAEPQVNQNHGFMGQNAEPWVNQNHGFMGQNAEPRVNQNHGFMGENVEPQVNQNHGFMGQNVEPQVNQNHGFMGQNDEPWLNQNHGFMGQNDEPWLNQNHGLMDQNDEPWVNQNHGFIGQNDEPWLNQNYGFMGQNDEPKTDHVIPDGTEVYKGLRERMLANLGVKR; encoded by the exons ATGAGTGATTATGGTGATGGAAACTTCATGGACATGGTGTCGTCGCGTTGGGCTCCACCTCTTAGTACTAGCCTAAGTGACAATGGTCTAAATCCAATCAGCGACATCTTCCTTCAAACTAATCAGTCTAAACAAAGACCCGGTCTGGTCGACAGAGTAGCTGCAAGAATAGGACGTAATATTCCACCGATCAGGACAGACAACTTGAGTCCATGTGCTGTAGTATTCAAGGACCCAAAAACTGTTCCTTTTGGCATCGAAATCTCTCCAGGATTGAGCCCATCCGTAATGTTGCAGTCTCGTTCACAG CTTATCAATCCGTATTCATTCCCCAATGACGAGCCTCCAGAGACGGTGGAAAATTCTGGTGACGACCATGCAAAGACGATGATATTCAACAAGGATGTTCCTTATCAGCCGATGCACTTTGATCTGCCTCCTCAAGAAG CTTTGATCCCATCTCATGTTGATCCCATTGGTGCTCCTTTAGTCGCTTCTTTTGAATCTGAAGTAGCTGATGACACTGATACCAAGCTCATGTCCCTGGATGATGAGAGCGAGAGCCAGGACGAGGAAGAATCCAACGAAGATGAAGATACAGATGATCCATCCAAATTGGGGAGAAAGAGACGGATagatgaagaggaagatgatgacATTGCTGATGAACACGAAGTCAAACCTTCATCTCCAAAGAGAAG GAAATATGATGAGGTATCAAACATGATGACAGCCCTAAGAGCAAGCAACAACCCAAGGGTCAGACTTCGTATGGAGACTGAAGAAGCCCAACCTAACGATGGTCATCGCTGGAGAAAATACGGTCAGAAAATTGTCAAAGGGAATCCAAATCCGAG GAGTTACTACAAATGCTCACACAAAGGGTGCATTATGAAGAAGCATGTGGAGAGAGCAGCAGACGATTTGAGAATGTTGTTAGTCACATATTATGGGAAACACGGGCACGCTGCACCACTTGCACGCAGTAGCAGCAGTTCTGGTCCAAAGAATCTTTACCGTTCATCAGTGCCCGCTCGTTTAGGAAGGCCGCCTTTTTCTTCCTCCTCGGCCGCTCAAGACATGAGGTCTTTCCCTTATCCTTCTGCTTCGGCCCCTCGAGACATGAAGCGTTTCGGTTATCCTTCTGCTTTGGCCCCTCAAGCCATGAGGCCCTTCCCTTCTTCGTTGAACCCAGGAGTTGATATGACTCATCTCTATAAGACTGGACTCTCGAAGCTGCCGAGTTTACCGGTTAACCAGAATCATGGGTTTATGGACCAGAATGCTGAACCATGGGTTAACCAGAATCATGGGTTTATGGGTCAGAATGCTGAACCACAGGTTAATCAGAATCATGGGTTTATGGCCCAGAATGCTGAACCATGGGTTAACCAGAATCATGGGTTTATGGGTCAGAATGCTGAACCACGGGTTAACCAGAATCATGGGTTTATGAGCCAGAATGCTGAACCACAGGTTAACCAGAACCATGGGTTTATGGGCCAGAATGCTGAACCATGGGTTAACCAGAACCATGGGTTTATGGGTCAGAATGCTGAACCACGGGTTAACCAGAATCATGGGTTTATGGGCGAGAATGTTGAACCACAAGTTAACCAGAACCATGGGTTTATGGGCCAGAATGTTGAACCACAAGTTAACCAAAACCATGGGTTTATGGGTCAAAATGATGAACCATGGCTCAACCAGAACCATGGATTTATGGGTCAGAATGATGAACCATGGCTTAACCAGAACCATGGGCTTATGGATCAGAATGATGAACCATGGGTTAACCAGAACCATGGGTTTATAGGTCAGAATGATGAACCATGGCTTAACCAGAACTATGGGTTTATGGGACAGAATGATGAACCGAAGACTGATCATGTGATACCGGATGGTACAGAGGTCTACAAGGGGCTCAGGGAGCGTATGTTGGCTAACTTGGGAGTTAAACGTTAG
- the LOC103871032 gene encoding probable WRKY transcription factor 10 isoform X2 — MSDYGDGNFMDMVSSRWAPPLSTSLSDNGLNPISDIFLQTNQSKQRPGLVDRVAARIGRNIPPIRTDNLSPCAVVFKDPKTVPFGIEISPGLSPSVMLQSRSQLINPYSFPNDEPPETVENSGDDHAKTMIFNKDVPYQPMHFDLPPQEALIPSHVDPIGAPLVASFESEVADDTDTKLMSLDDESESQDEEESNEDEDTDDPSKLGRKRRIDEEEDDDIADEHEVKPSSPKRRKYDEVSNMMTALRASNNPRVRLRMETEEAQPNDGHRWRKYGQKIVKGNPNPRSYYKCSHKGCIMKKHVERAADDLRMLLVTYYGKHGHAAPLARSSSSSGPKNLYRSSVPARLGRPPFSSSSAAQDMRSFPYPSASAPRDMKRFGYPSALAPQAMRPFPSSLNPGVDMTHLYKTGLSKLPSLPVNQNHGFMAQNAEPWVNQNHGFMGQNAEPRVNQNHGFMSQNAEPQVNQNHGFMGQNAEPWVNQNHGFMGQNAEPRVNQNHGFMGENVEPQVNQNHGFMGQNVEPQVNQNHGFMGQNDEPWLNQNHGFMGQNDEPWLNQNHGLMDQNDEPWVNQNHGFIGQNDEPWLNQNYGFMGQNDEPKTDHVIPDGTEVYKGLRERMLANLGVKR, encoded by the exons ATGAGTGATTATGGTGATGGAAACTTCATGGACATGGTGTCGTCGCGTTGGGCTCCACCTCTTAGTACTAGCCTAAGTGACAATGGTCTAAATCCAATCAGCGACATCTTCCTTCAAACTAATCAGTCTAAACAAAGACCCGGTCTGGTCGACAGAGTAGCTGCAAGAATAGGACGTAATATTCCACCGATCAGGACAGACAACTTGAGTCCATGTGCTGTAGTATTCAAGGACCCAAAAACTGTTCCTTTTGGCATCGAAATCTCTCCAGGATTGAGCCCATCCGTAATGTTGCAGTCTCGTTCACAG CTTATCAATCCGTATTCATTCCCCAATGACGAGCCTCCAGAGACGGTGGAAAATTCTGGTGACGACCATGCAAAGACGATGATATTCAACAAGGATGTTCCTTATCAGCCGATGCACTTTGATCTGCCTCCTCAAGAAG CTTTGATCCCATCTCATGTTGATCCCATTGGTGCTCCTTTAGTCGCTTCTTTTGAATCTGAAGTAGCTGATGACACTGATACCAAGCTCATGTCCCTGGATGATGAGAGCGAGAGCCAGGACGAGGAAGAATCCAACGAAGATGAAGATACAGATGATCCATCCAAATTGGGGAGAAAGAGACGGATagatgaagaggaagatgatgacATTGCTGATGAACACGAAGTCAAACCTTCATCTCCAAAGAGAAG GAAATATGATGAGGTATCAAACATGATGACAGCCCTAAGAGCAAGCAACAACCCAAGGGTCAGACTTCGTATGGAGACTGAAGAAGCCCAACCTAACGATGGTCATCGCTGGAGAAAATACGGTCAGAAAATTGTCAAAGGGAATCCAAATCCGAG GAGTTACTACAAATGCTCACACAAAGGGTGCATTATGAAGAAGCATGTGGAGAGAGCAGCAGACGATTTGAGAATGTTGTTAGTCACATATTATGGGAAACACGGGCACGCTGCACCACTTGCACGCAGTAGCAGCAGTTCTGGTCCAAAGAATCTTTACCGTTCATCAGTGCCCGCTCGTTTAGGAAGGCCGCCTTTTTCTTCCTCCTCGGCCGCTCAAGACATGAGGTCTTTCCCTTATCCTTCTGCTTCGGCCCCTCGAGACATGAAGCGTTTCGGTTATCCTTCTGCTTTGGCCCCTCAAGCCATGAGGCCCTTCCCTTCTTCGTTGAACCCAGGAGTTGATATGACTCATCTCTATAAGACTGGACTCTCGAAGCTGCCGAGTTTACCG GTTAATCAGAATCATGGGTTTATGGCCCAGAATGCTGAACCATGGGTTAACCAGAATCATGGGTTTATGGGTCAGAATGCTGAACCACGGGTTAACCAGAATCATGGGTTTATGAGCCAGAATGCTGAACCACAGGTTAACCAGAACCATGGGTTTATGGGCCAGAATGCTGAACCATGGGTTAACCAGAACCATGGGTTTATGGGTCAGAATGCTGAACCACGGGTTAACCAGAATCATGGGTTTATGGGCGAGAATGTTGAACCACAAGTTAACCAGAACCATGGGTTTATGGGCCAGAATGTTGAACCACAAGTTAACCAAAACCATGGGTTTATGGGTCAAAATGATGAACCATGGCTCAACCAGAACCATGGATTTATGGGTCAGAATGATGAACCATGGCTTAACCAGAACCATGGGCTTATGGATCAGAATGATGAACCATGGGTTAACCAGAACCATGGGTTTATAGGTCAGAATGATGAACCATGGCTTAACCAGAACTATGGGTTTATGGGACAGAATGATGAACCGAAGACTGATCATGTGATACCGGATGGTACAGAGGTCTACAAGGGGCTCAGGGAGCGTATGTTGGCTAACTTGGGAGTTAAACGTTAG